In the genome of Hyphomicrobium sp. ghe19, the window TATCGTTGGCAGGGTGGACGGTCAGCGAGCCATCGTCCTCATACTTCCGCGTCCCCAGATCAACGAGCCATGACGGAAGCTCAGCAATCTTCACCTCGTCGAGTCTGACAATCCATTCGTAAGCCGTGCCGCTTTCGTGCACAGACGGCGGAACCGATACGAGATGATTGTCGCCTAACAACTCGCCGTAGGGCAGTTCGGTGACGGACCTTAGTTTGCAGCCTGTCGGGCTCTTAAAATAGAAGTGCTTGCCCCGGCTGGTCTTGACTGTTGGGGTTAGTGGAAGCTTGATCTTTGCATCTTCGAACGCTTGCAAATCGTCCACATCCAGCACAACGACAGTGCTGGATGGACCAACTTTTATGCTGACGTTCTTTTCCGGGCCGTCCGAAAACCAGCTTCGCAGCTCATGCTGCTGAGGCTTGGTCTGCTGATCATACTTTCCCCAAGGCACAACGGGCTGCTTGCTCTTGAACTTCGTGGGTATGACGCAGAAACCTTGGTCCGCGAGATTGTAAATTTCGTTGAGAAAATTCGATGTCTTCGTTTGCATGTTAGGTGCTTACTCCACAATAAATCAAAAAATATCCGTCTATCGGCTTGCGTCCGCGTCGGTGATTGTCGGGCTTGCAGCCGCTTTCGATGAAACCAGAAATGTATCCAATGTCCTCTTTTGTTAGGTCCTCCTTTTCCAATCGATGAGTGTGCTCAACTCCGCACCCTGGGCATTTGACCACAACCAGATCGCTGGATAACCAAGGTCTGCTGTGACAGCGGAGAATAGGATCACGTCCTGGATAGACATCAGGCCGCTCCATCGGGTCGTTCCTCAATCGACATTGATGATCGAATGAAATCTCTGTCTCTACGCTTGCCGCCATTCTTGTGATTGTCCATCAGCACAAGGTTTGGGCGGCAAAGGTTCAGCGGGTTGCCGTCCTTGTAGCGGACCTTCATTCCCGGCTGAGCATCGAGCAACACACGAGCAACGCCGACCTTGCTGCCTGTGATCGAAGACGCAAGGACGTGATCCTTGCCAGGGGGCGTGAGCCAATTCGGGCTGAGCTTGATGTCATTGATCAGCGCGTCGTAGTCCGACTTCCAAAGGGAAGCGATCTTGTCTTCTTGTTTGTTGAGTGAAACGAGGATCAGCTCTTGGTTATCTGATGCAACAATCTTGGTCGTTCGCAAATTCTTTTTTGCCATTGAAAATTTCTCCAAAAATAATTGGACGGCGATGTCTCCAGAAAGGACCTCAGCCGGAAGCACCGCCGCTAATGGTGGTTATTCTTCAACCTCGGGCTTGCTAGCCTTCAGTTCGGACTCGAGGAAAGTCTTCTCGATAATCTTGTGTTCTTCGATCTCACGAGGCAGAGGGTCACGAGTGCCAGCAAGCTTTTCTTGCTCACGCTTCGCGCGCTTTCGCTCGATGATGAGAGAACCGTTCTCCTTAGCTTTGGGGTCGCCATGCTTGACGATGACTTGCTGCGCTAAGGTCTGACTTGTGAAGTTGCCCTCAAGCTCAGGCGGCAGCTTCGATCCATCGATAGTCTGGATGTACCAAAAGCCGTGACCTTGCTTCGTGTCGCTGCAAAGGAAGTGACCTTGGTACTCGTAGTAGCAAAGCCCGTCGCGCATGCCCTTCGGGGTGTTCGGCTCGATCTGAATAAGCTCTCTCGCTTTCTTCAGGACCGCTTCTTCAATACCAGTGACGATGAACTTCCCGTCTCGCTGATGATAGGTAATCTCAGACATTAGACTTCGCCCCCCTCTTCTTTGCCTTCGTCTTCTTGGGGGCAGTCGTGCCGTAAGATGATGCAGAGAGTGATCCTGGCTGAGACCCCTTTCTCAACTGCTCAAGTTGACTGGCACTCACGAACGGTCCTTCCTTGTTCAAAGGCACAACGTTGACTGTGAAGGTGAGGCCGTCTGCAATAGTTCGGGCAACTTCTTGATTGTTGCCGATAGCTTTCTTGATCGTCTTATCCATAAAAAATACTCCGAGTTTCGTTACGAGATTTTGCTGAAAAGAGTTCTGGCAATAACGAGCTTGAAATCTGTGCTCGTGTTGGCGACCCGCCTGAGCAGACCATCCGCTTCGAGTTCCGCAAACATTTGGAACTCCTTCTGCTCGATGTCCGTCAGGTCGGCGTAGTCACATCGCTTTAGTGTGTTGGCATCTTTGTATCGTGCCATTCAGTTTTCCTTTGCTGTTGAGTTGAAGTTGGGAGAAGCGCCCCAGGGCACGGCTAGAACCCTGAGGAAAGGACCGACTGCGCTTCTCGATGGGGGTTAGGCAGCCTTGGCTTGGATAGCCTTGGCCGTCATGCAAGCTTTGCAGCTTGAGTGCCTGCGGTCTTTGGAGTCAGGCCGGTTGTAGAAATCAGTGAGTGGTTTGCACTCACCACAAGCTTTGCAGGATTTCCGTAAAACCAGGGGGATGGGGTCATTTCCCTCGGAAGAAAGTTTTACGGCTGTAGGGGCCTCTAGCGGGCCTTCCTGAGCGTGTTTTCCGCCTGGGATCAATCTATCCCAGTTGGGCTCTAGTCCCTGCACAGCGCAGGTCGTGAAAAAGCCCTCGTGTTTCTCAAGCTGCGTTTGTGTCCAGTCCGGACCTGCGAGCTTGATCCAGGTATTCATTAGTCTGAGCTTCGTCCGAACATGCTCAGGGCTTAAGCCACTTGCCATGGCTCGTTCTCCTTTTCTGATTGTGGTTGGGATATGAGTCCGCCAGCGGCCGATAAGGTTCGGAGTCGCAAAGCGGCAATGGATGAAATGGATCGAGTTGTGGGGATACTGGCGAGCGAGAGGCTCAAGCCTGAGTCAACTGATTTGAAAATGCGCCGTCGAAGTTAGGCAACTATCTCGCACCTTCTCTTAATCAGTATATCAAGAGTAGGGGGGGTATGTCAAGTAAAAAATGCAACTATTTCCGTAGGTTAGCTCTGCGGTGAGTCAACTAATTGAGTCACTTCAAGCACTTAGCAGACTGAAAAAAACTGACTTTTTTTGACTGCTCTTAACGCTTGCGTCAGCTACCGCAGAGAAGACCTACAAACTTCAGCGTGACTCCCGCCAATCGAGTCTTGCGGCGTCCTTGAAAATCTCATTGAGATCTTTCATTCGAGCGCAGTCCATCATGTCCGCGCCGCGTCCTTCCAACTCCCTGAACCAAAGCGGGCGATCTCCGGTGCCGCCCCATACGAAGTTCTGATTGTTCGGATTCACGTAAAGTATTTGGTCGGAAAAGATCACCTGACTCAGAGTGTGGCCTTGATCAGCGCAAAGCAGGATCAACTGTTTCTTGATCTCTAGTCGTTCGTTTCTGATTGCTTGTTCTTCGGCGTTCATGCAGCCCTCATGCGTTGTTGCGTGAGGTAGTTTTAGCACGAGCCGGACACAGGCTGAATCCCAGAATCGCGAGAAGAATCAGAATTGAGGAAACCGTCAGCCAGCTGATCGCATCGGCACGACGTTGCTATCGCGAGCCTCCCGTTCTCTCCGCATATCTTCAAGCAGCAGGTCGTTTATGTGGTTAGCCCATAGTTTCAGGGCCTCCCGTCTTTCGTCGACAAATTCGAACCGCTGATAGATTCCGGTGAGTCCGCCAACCGCTGGACCAGAGATGTGATTGAGAATGCGCTCCGTTATGTGTGGAGCAATGCCGAGACCTGCTAAGCCGGTTGCACCTGTCCTACGCAGATCGTGCACCCGCCAAGGCGGTATAGGATTGCCGCCGTTACGCTTCTTGATTTTGGCATCGATAGCTGCCTTGGCTTTCGAGAAGCCCGATATAGAGAACTCGACACTCTCAATTTTCTTGGTTGTGAAGACGAGCGTATCGCCTGCCTTGTCAGCCATCGAATGGAATAGATTGACAGCCCAACCAGACAGATGAACGAGGTGTTCGCGCCCGTTCTTTGTCCGTGAGCCCGGAATAATCCACTCATGCTTGCGAGACAGATCAAGCTCGGACCACGGAAGCTGGGCAACTTCGTCTCGACGCTGAAGCGTTAGCAGTAGCAACTTGAAGTATGGCCCCCATGGATAGGGCAGGTCAGATGCGGCTGACCAAACCAAGACAAGCTCTTTATCAGTGAGCACCCGGTCCCGGTCCTGATAGCGTTCAGGTGGAGCGAGGCTGTCCATCGGGTCAATCGGGATGATGTCTCGAGATAAACACCACTTGAAGAAAGGACGCATGGCATTGAAAACCTGCCTAGCGCCTGACTTTGTGATGCGTTCCTTGTTGTCGATTAGCGCGGTGATGTCTTTGCGCGTGATGTCCCCAACAAGCGTTTCGCTACCAAGCTTTGGGATGACCTCGACATTGAAGCGTCGGCGGACCTCGTACCAGTATGCGCCTTTGGGTGGATTGGTGTTTGGCTTGGCGTGCTTCTCAAACCATAGCTGAAACACGTCTCGCAGTTTGCCGTTGGCGTAAGCCTCGTGCTGTTTGTTCTTCAATCTTCGCTTGTCGTTCTGCGGATTCACGCCTTCAGCAATTGATGCGATGAGCTTGAGGGCTTCCGTTCGTGCGGCGTCGAGATCCATCACCGGGTATTCCCCGAAGACGAAAAGTATCTGCTTGGCGTTGCGTCCACCCTCTCCGAGACGACGCTTGACCAGCCAAGACGCCTTGCCCTTGGGCGAAATTCGAAAGGCAAAACCCCTCAAATCCGCATCCCAAAGGGTAGCAACAACCCTGCTTCGGTAGGCTTTCTCAATAGCCTGTTTTGTGAGCTTCGCCATGGGGGTCAATTCGTTGAATTGTTGTTATATTTCAAATACTTGCCGCGCACTTCGAGTCTTCACAGAATTCCAGCTGTGTGTCACGACGAGCGATTTGTTGAGATAAATCAGCCGCTTAGCGCCGATGGTGGAGTGCGATGAGACGCAAACGGCGGCAACTTTTGCTACCACCTTAATACCACGATTTGCGGTTTGATACCACAGCAAACACTCAAGTGAACGGTGCGATTTTACCCGTAAGCTGTGGTAGTTATTTGGAATTGATCGGTGTAGGAGGAACACGAAAAGTGGGTTCGCACGTCATTCGTAATGACGGGGTCGCGTGTTCGAGTCACGCAAGCGGCACCATTGTTTTTCAAACACTTACCTTACATGATGATCGATCAGCCCCTTTTCTTTCGCGGTTTAGGGCGCGATTAGGTTCCGGTCTTTTGAGCGATCGTTGGCGCTTGCTTTAGAGCCAAACAGCACGGTCCGCACTGCAACTGCTCAGTCACCGACGCTGCGCAGCTACGCAAGTCGGGTTATGACATCCAAATTCGCGGGCAATTGCGCGGACAACGGCGGGCGTTCCGCCCTGAATCATTGTTCGCGTTTCCCGGAATTTGGCAGTGGTGGAGGGGCCGGTGAAGAAGGATGGCCCCAATGTCCAGCTTGATATCTACTCATTCATGACGACGGCCCCGAACGCTCACTCGGATTCGATCAATCACAAATGATGCCGGTGCTGCTTAGCGGAGAAGCGGACTTCGAGACGTAGCTCTCACGGTTCCCGGCCGAGGGCCTTCGCACTGCCGCGAAGCAATGATTCCACCGCGATGCGGATTGTGCAGTCGAGGTTTGAGAAGCAGGACCTGCTCGCCGCTTAGCGCCAAGCGGTGCCACCATGCTTTGCCGAACGCATACAAATGGCTCAATCGTTGTAGCCCCGGCTTAAGACCGCGAAAGATAAATTCGCTCTGCCTCACAGCATGGCGTTTGGGATGGCGATGCAGCGGTCGCTCAAGGCACACGGTGCTAGCGCCCACCCTTCATCCGCGAGGCGGGGGGCGGTTTAAATGCGATTGTCGATAGCCCTACGATAGCTTTTAGCTATTGCATCGAGAGCCCCAGAGCACTGTCGCTCATGATAGCAGGAGACTTCGCCGCGCATTGCCGCCGACGCTAACCACGCAGAACCTACAATCTCTCACGGAGGTATTTTATGCTCAACAAAAAGCTCGTTACAGGCATCGCTTTCGTCTTGCTATCTGCTGCTCCGGCCTACGCTGGTTGCGAAGATGAGTTTGACGCGCTCTCAAAGGCGATCAGCGGACCGGTCACGATGGGCGCCGGTCACCGCGCGGCCATGATGCGCATGGCGGTGTTGGGCTACGATCACTGCATGGCAGGCGACAGCAAATCGTTTGACGGCATTCGTGGCCAGATCATGGATGGGATTCGCCAAGGCCTGGGCAACTGACTGGCCAGTTGGAAAAGAAAAGCGAAACCCCGCCGTGAGGCTGCTCTCGTATCAACCGCAACGGCCTTTTGGCTGATGCGGTTGAGATTGGCCGCGACTCCTACAAGCCAATTACAGCCACCAAGATAGCAATCCGGTTCACGTTTTGGTGACGGCACGAAATCAGAATAATTTGCGGAATCTGCTTCCGAACGCGGAAGAGCGATCTCTGAGATCTCTGAGATCTCGACGAGGTTGGGATAGAACGCGACGTAATCCTTAATGATGCTCGACGGGGTCGCGTGTTCGAGTCACGCAAGCGGCACCATTGTTTTTCAAACACTCGCCCTGCAAATTGATGGATCGTGGCTCACGCCGCGCGACTCCTCTATTCGACGCATGAATGAAAGGCGCCGACTGCGCCGGTCAGCGGTCTCGGGGGACAATCGATAAGGACGATTTCAAATCGCGAGGTGGGATCGACCTTGAAGGCGTGCAGATACTCCGCAATGCAGAAGCGGATTTATTTTCAGATCAAGGTCCGCTGAGGCTATGCAGTAGTCCATGCGCATCTTGGTGATCGGGGCCTACGGACTGGTGGGCGGCTATGTAACTGCTCGCCTCCTCGGTGAAGGCCACGAGCTCGTCGGCCTTGGTCGTGAGACCAGTGTCGCGAGGCGTCGGTTTCCAAAAGCTCGCTGGGTGGACGCAGACCTGCGCGACATGAACGCCGGGCGATGGGCGGCGCTTCTGGACAGCATCGACGCGGTGGTCAACTGCGCCGGCGCACTCCAAGACAGCCCGCGCGACGATCTTCGAGCGGTTCACGTCCGGGCTGTGACTGAATTGGCCCGTGCCTGCGAGCGGCGCGGTGTGCGTCGGTTTGTGCACATCTCGGCGGTCGGCGTCGAGCGCGGCGAGGGACGTTTCCAGCACACGAAACATGAGGCCGAAGCAGCGCTCCGGGCCACGAACCTCGACTGGATCATTCTCCGGCCCGGCTTAGTGCTTGCGCCGGCAGCCTATGGCGGAAGCGCCCTGCTGCGGGGCCTTGCGGCGTTTCCTTTTGCGGTTCCGGCCATAAGGCCGGACGCCGTCGTTCAAGTCGTTTCGGTGGACGATGTTGCCCTGGCTGTGGTTCGCGCGCTCACGGTCCCAACAGCCGGATTCACGTGCGATCTGGTTTCTGCGGAAAGGACAAGCCTTGGCGACATCCTGCGCGCATTGCGATCATGGCTTGGCTTGCCGGACGCGCGCGTGATCGCCGTGCCTCCATGGGTCGCCGCTTTGACGGCGGGGGTTGCCGATGGACTAGCGTGGCTAGGGTGGCGAAGCCCGATGCGCTCGGCCGCAATGCGTCAGCTCGCGGGCGGCGTGACCGGGGAAAGCGATGAGGCGAACTCGCGTCTGGGTCTCTCGCCGCGCGGTCTAGTCGAGACGCTTTCGGGCTGGCCGAGCGGTGTGCAAGAGCGATGGTTCGCGCACTTGTATTTCCTCAAACCTACGATGCTGGCCACTCTGGGAGCGTTCTGGGCGGTCTCGGGCATCATAGGCTTCGTGAGTCATACCCGCGCAGCCGGGCTGCTCACCGGCGCCGGAATCCCCGCAGGTCTGGCTGATGCTTTTGTGATCGGCGGAAGTATCCTTGACCTTAGCCTGGCCTTCCTCGTCTCCATACGCGCTACTGCGCCTTTGGCGTTGCGCGCGATGATCGTAGTAACAGCCGGATATCTTTCGGCTGCCAGCGTGTGGGTTCCGGAACTGTGGGCCGATCCCATGGGGCCGCTTGTGAAAAGCCTGCCGGCGGCAGTGCTCGCGCTTGTTGCCCTGGCGGTGATGGACGAGAGATGACGCTTTATCTGATCCTCAAGACGTTGCACATCATCGGCGCGACCGTTCTCCTCGGCACCGGCGCGGGCATCGCCTTCTTCATGCTGATGGCTCACCGCACGGGAGATTCACGCCTAGTCGCCCACACGGCGGGAGTGGTTGTCATCGCCGACGGACTGTTCACCGCGACGGCCGTCGTGGTGCAACCGATCACCGGCGGCTGGCTGGCGCTGCTCGCCGGCTATCCGCTGTTCGACGGGTGGGTTGCCCTGAGTCTCGCGCTCTACGTCGTCGTGGGCCTCTTCTGGCTGCCGGTTGTGTGGATGCAAATGCGAATGCGCGACATCGCCCGTGACGCGGCCCAGAGAGCCGTGAGCCTGCCGCCCAGCTACTACCGTCTGTGGCGTTTCTGGTTTGCGTTCGGTTTCCCGGCCTTCGCGTCCGTGCTGGTCATCGTCTGGCTGATGATCAGCAAGCCCAGCCTGTAGGCGTTCGTCATCTCGCGATGCCGGCTGTCATGTTCGCGCGCGACGATCAGCAAGCCCGGATCGAAAGTTCGCCAGGGGCTCAATTCAGGAATCAAGATCAACGGCAGTCCAATATTCGGACTCTTGACGTCCCACTCATTGTCACGCCCTTAGCTATCGGATTAAGTTGCGCTGAGAATATCGGTGGGGGGAAGTGATGACGACTGTTGTTCTTTCGATTTTAGCTGTTTGCCTTTTCGTCATCTTTCTTAGTCTGAAGATCGTTCCCCAAACGGAAAATTGGCTTGTCGAACGCATGGGACGGTATAGCCGAACCTTGAGTGCCGGCGTTCACATCGTTACGCCGTTTATCGACCGCATTGCGCACAAGGAAAACATTCTCGAACGTCAGTTGCCGGTAAAGTCGGTGCCGAGCATCACGAAAGATAACGTTCAGATCGAGATCAAACTCGCCATTCTCTATCGCGTGACGGATGCGTCTAGAGCTTGGTATCGAATCAAAAATATCGACCAGGCGATCGAGACGATCATCACCGGCATCGTTCGAAGCACGATCGGCAATTCAGACCTCGACGATGTTCAGTCGAACCGTCGTGTGCTTTCAGACACGATCGAGGCTGAGATACAGCACGTCACCGAGGAATGGGGTATCGTTCTTACGCGGGTCGAGATCTTGGACGTTGAAGTTGATGCCGAAACAAGAACGGCAATGCAGCTGCAATTGAATGCAGAACGCACGCGTCGGGCTCTCGTTCGCGAAGCCGAGGGCAAGAAGCAAGCTGCCAATCTCAATGCTGATGCGGAGCTCTATACCGCACAACAACAGGCGCAAGCTCAACGCGTTCTGGCAGATGCGCAAGCCTATACGGTCAGGACCATCGCAGAAGCCATCAACAATGGCGGGGAAGCGGCGATAAACTTCGACATCAAGAAAATCCAGGCTGAGGCTGTCAAAACGTTAGGGACACAGCCTTCGACGAAGTTGATCCTTCTTCCGTCGGACTTGCTCGAGACGCTGTCTACTGTCGCAAGCAAATTGGTTTTGAAATGATGATGGATCTCCAGCCATACGAAGTGGCTCTAATCCTCGGCGTCGTGATCTTGGCGCTGGAGATGATAACCGGCGTGTTTATCTGCCTCAGTCTCGCGATTGGCTTGTTCAGCGTGGCGCTTACGGAATTTCTATCTCAGAATTTCCACTTGGAACGAGACGTCCTAATTTTTGCAGTCGTCGCGATGGGCGCCTTTATCGGGCTGCGTTTGATCTTTCGATCGAAGGGCGATGTGAAAACGGCCCGCGAAGACGTGAACGATTATTGACGCCGAAGCTGTCATTTGGTGTCGCGCAGCCGCGTCCATCAGCGGTCGGAGATCGGCTTGGCCGAACTTTACGCGCAGCGCGGGCCGGGTGCCGCGGGCTTTGTGTTTAGCGGCGCCAAACCTTTCGGTAATCCAAAAAAATACACGACGAGAAGCGCGAGTGGTTCAGCTTCAACCCGTTTGAAGTCCCTAACCGCAGAGACTGGATGCCGGCCGACGCGGCGTAAATCGTTCGCTGTCGGCCGGATTGACCGGAAGCCCTGGCGGCGGGGCCGAATTCGCCCCACTCGCTACCTCAGGCGGCGCGCCAGTGTTGCAGCTTCGTACTCTCCATTAGCGCCTCGGGCGCAACCCAGCCTCTCAGCACGGCTTGGCGTAGCCGTTCTGGCTCGCGAATGCCTGTGTCGGCTGCTTCGAACAACCGGTGGATCATATCGTAGACAGTGATCTGCAATTCACGGTCGGCAACCTCCGTCACAAGCCGATCGAGAACGCCATAAAACGAGTGAAGCTCTTCCGTTGTATAGCCGTACATGCGCATTGAATTCCCTCATCGCGATGACCCGGCACGCCCCCCGTTCCGAATCACGCCAACGAATGTGACGGAATCAGAATCGGATTCTGGGCGCTGTACTCTTTCGGACTCTCCCACAGGGAACGCACGGTTTTTTAACAGCTTTTCCTCGGACCTCGAATTTTAGCGGCGCTCATGATTTGGAAAGGTTTTCAATCCATTAGTTCGTTCATTGTTTTGCGTACCCAAACAAGAGGCGGTCATCTCCGGATGGCCGCCTTTTTGTTTTGGATCGGGTGGTCGCCGGGTGCGCGGGATCTGATGCTCTTGTAGAGGCAGCTTCCGTGCAGGCGCTTATCGTGCGGCTCGCAAGCGCTATGCAGGCACGAGCGTGAGGCTTTGCCGGCGGACCGTGTCACGAAGGTGGCGTCAGCGCCCATGGGTTCCAGCGGGTGCTCCGCTAGTATCCGTCTTCTTCCTCGACGCGATAATTGTAGGGCATGTTCCCGCAATATTCGGCGGCTGCCCTTTGCGCGTCGTCCCAAGTCTCAAACGCGCTGCCTATCGTCTCCGAGCCGCCGCCGAAGCATCCTTCGACGTCGTTCCGGCAGTTCTCACACCACACGATGACTTTGAATTTCTGCATGTTGGCTTCTCCCCGATAGAAAAGCCCCACGGCGCTGCTCCCATTCGCGCGCAATTTTTGCAGCCTGAAACGTGAGTAGTCTTTGTCGCCCGACGGCAACATATAATACTGCTTTGCGCGTGTTTTCTTCGCGTTATGGTCCGATGACAGACTCGGATTGAGGCTACCATTTGGCGAGGAGACTAAACGTGACCGGGCCGTAACACTTCGCGCGAAAAGTGGGGCGGCTCTTCGGCAGGCATCGCAGAGATGCGCATAAAGTCACATCAGTAGGCGGCGAACTCCGCACGCCACAATCTGTCTGTTACGATCTGTTGCTGCGCTGGCGGCAACATCTGCTTCGGGGAGCCAAACGCCGTGAATTCCAGATCGATTGCTGTTCTTCTTGCCTTGGGTTCCGTCGCCGTCCATGGGCGCGCTGAGGCCTGTACGCTCAACGAGATACAGAAAGCGGACATGCGGCTCGGCCTTTGCAGGCAGCAAGTTGGCATAGCGACCGGTTATGCGTGCACGACGCTCGTCATGCGGTCGCAAGTCGCCGACCAATTCCAGCAGATCGATTTGGCGCGGCGCTGCGGTTTCAACGCAGAAGCCCAGAAGCTCGAAAAGTACTACGACGAGACGACTCCGCTGATCGCCAAACTTTATGAGTGCATCGATACGGCGATCGATCGCCCGACGGTCGAGAAGCAGGCGAAGGAAGAAGTCGACAAGGCATTGTCGAAGCTCGCGCCCGGCTGCCCGAGCGAGTTGAAAGAGAAGATGGCGAAGCGGCTGCCAACGCTCATCGGCATCGATCAGAAATCGCTTCGCGACATTCAAACGATCGCGTCGCAAATAGGGTTGACGCCCAATTAACGGAGCAAGATGAGTGCTTTTCGCGCTCACTCAGACGCGGGTGCTCAAGAGTTTGTTGACCTTACTTTTGCTCGGGTCGCCGCAAATTAACGGCGTCTTCTAAGCTCCTCCCTTAATGCAAGTCGTGAGTGCATCTGGGAGAGCCCCCTTGTCCTACAGAATATATGCCGCCGCGCTGCTCGCGGCTTTGAGTTTTGCCGTCGCCACGTCGGCTGAAGCACGCCATCGCCGGTGTGATTTCGATCCCTACGGTTATCGCGCGCCGAGCCGCTGGTGCGGTCGTGAGGGCTGGGGTTTCTATCCGGCTTACGGGTTCTACCCTGCCGGTAGCTATTACGCGCTGCCGCGCTATCCCGTTTATGCTGTTCCGGTTCCGGTGCCTGTTCCGGTTCGGGTTCGCGCGTATCCAACGACCTTCTGCTACTTCGACAACGGATACGATTTCCGTCCGCGCCGGGTCTGCGTGCCGGCCTGGTGAGCTAGGCCAGGCACGTTTTTTCGATCGCTCGGCTTAATCGCCTGGGGCTTAGCGGAAGCGCAGCCAGTCGAGAGGGCGGGGCCCGCGGCAGAAGCTGCGGTGGTGCAGATAGTAGCAGCGGCGGCCGTCGTAATAATCATCTCTAGCGAATGGGTCGCCGGCGTAGGTGTAGAATCCGAAGTGCGGGCCGTAGGGCGGTCCGTACCTGTGGTAACCGAGGCGGAAGGGCTGACATCCATCGCACCGGTGCCGGAAATGGGCATCGGCCGACGGCACAAGCGTCGCGAGACCCAATACAAAGCTTGCGACGCCTACAAACTTCAACATG includes:
- a CDS encoding DUF2269 domain-containing protein — encoded protein: MTLYLILKTLHIIGATVLLGTGAGIAFFMLMAHRTGDSRLVAHTAGVVVIADGLFTATAVVVQPITGGWLALLAGYPLFDGWVALSLALYVVVGLFWLPVVWMQMRMRDIARDAAQRAVSLPPSYYRLWRFWFAFGFPAFASVLVIVWLMISKPSL
- a CDS encoding SPFH domain-containing protein, with translation MTTVVLSILAVCLFVIFLSLKIVPQTENWLVERMGRYSRTLSAGVHIVTPFIDRIAHKENILERQLPVKSVPSITKDNVQIEIKLAILYRVTDASRAWYRIKNIDQAIETIITGIVRSTIGNSDLDDVQSNRRVLSDTIEAEIQHVTEEWGIVLTRVEILDVEVDAETRTAMQLQLNAERTRRALVREAEGKKQAANLNADAELYTAQQQAQAQRVLADAQAYTVRTIAEAINNGGEAAINFDIKKIQAEAVKTLGTQPSTKLILLPSDLLETLSTVASKLVLK
- a CDS encoding site-specific integrase, whose translation is MAKLTKQAIEKAYRSRVVATLWDADLRGFAFRISPKGKASWLVKRRLGEGGRNAKQILFVFGEYPVMDLDAARTEALKLIASIAEGVNPQNDKRRLKNKQHEAYANGKLRDVFQLWFEKHAKPNTNPPKGAYWYEVRRRFNVEVIPKLGSETLVGDITRKDITALIDNKERITKSGARQVFNAMRPFFKWCLSRDIIPIDPMDSLAPPERYQDRDRVLTDKELVLVWSAASDLPYPWGPYFKLLLLTLQRRDEVAQLPWSELDLSRKHEWIIPGSRTKNGREHLVHLSGWAVNLFHSMADKAGDTLVFTTKKIESVEFSISGFSKAKAAIDAKIKKRNGGNPIPPWRVHDLRRTGATGLAGLGIAPHITERILNHISGPAVGGLTGIYQRFEFVDERREALKLWANHINDLLLEDMRREREARDSNVVPMRSAG
- a CDS encoding SDR family oxidoreductase; this encodes MRILVIGAYGLVGGYVTARLLGEGHELVGLGRETSVARRRFPKARWVDADLRDMNAGRWAALLDSIDAVVNCAGALQDSPRDDLRAVHVRAVTELARACERRGVRRFVHISAVGVERGEGRFQHTKHEAEAALRATNLDWIILRPGLVLAPAAYGGSALLRGLAAFPFAVPAIRPDAVVQVVSVDDVALAVVRALTVPTAGFTCDLVSAERTSLGDILRALRSWLGLPDARVIAVPPWVAALTAGVADGLAWLGWRSPMRSAAMRQLAGGVTGESDEANSRLGLSPRGLVETLSGWPSGVQERWFAHLYFLKPTMLATLGAFWAVSGIIGFVSHTRAAGLLTGAGIPAGLADAFVIGGSILDLSLAFLVSIRATAPLALRAMIVVTAGYLSAASVWVPELWADPMGPLVKSLPAAVLALVALAVMDER